From Candidatus Manganitrophus morganii, the proteins below share one genomic window:
- the pilM gene encoding pilus assembly protein PilM, protein MAQIILGLDIGQSVIKGVRIARTLRGLRLVDAFERKVERQGERRRGDLPDEAQIEALRQLRSEGKIKPGEMTAIALPGHLVSTREITVPFTDPKRLRQVVPFEVEGQLPFDLEEVVIDYQPLPQGGGRDLQIRSAPEPGKAEPAESSRLLVSAVPKGVLRRYLSALQSVGIDPAWVGVDALSLYTFYQQMTQPSNGEKKRGTAGGDERSEHLLIDLGASKTVLCGLSVAAKQTSPRLRWVRTIPIGSDDFTEAFQHDLGLSWEEAEKRKNEIDLSAPPRTEAGEAVQKRVSSWLIEIEKSVSLTGGANGEPRSGFYLCGGGGQWRGLKELIAQHFQMTPETLSGSPPMAGLDTAHFSTALPRYAEALGLALSPAQGTQINFRQGEFVFGKESIERRHRLTSVGLVSLILLGLIGGDFYLHYHQKEKKFQALKQELRSEFTKTFPQTKNVSNEVEQTRAAINERKKNAEFLGVGEESPLEVLKVVTAGIPTEVRIDVTDMVIDGNKIRIEAQTDSYDSVDRIRGGLMKVGHFQEVNVSDAKISADQSKVGFRIQLTMTEGKKDERKRSS, encoded by the coding sequence CCGCCAGCTTCGTTCGGAGGGGAAGATCAAGCCGGGCGAGATGACCGCCATCGCCTTGCCGGGCCACCTCGTTTCGACGCGGGAGATCACCGTTCCGTTCACCGATCCGAAGCGTCTTCGCCAGGTGGTCCCCTTTGAGGTCGAAGGACAGCTCCCGTTCGATCTGGAGGAGGTCGTGATTGACTACCAACCCCTTCCACAGGGGGGCGGGCGGGATCTTCAGATCCGGAGCGCGCCCGAGCCGGGAAAGGCGGAGCCGGCCGAATCGTCGCGTCTGTTGGTCTCCGCGGTTCCGAAAGGGGTGCTGCGCCGATACCTCAGCGCGCTGCAGTCGGTCGGGATCGACCCGGCGTGGGTCGGCGTCGATGCCCTTTCTCTCTACACCTTTTACCAGCAGATGACCCAACCCTCCAACGGCGAGAAAAAGCGGGGGACCGCCGGGGGGGACGAGCGGTCGGAGCATCTGTTGATCGACCTCGGCGCCTCCAAGACCGTCCTCTGCGGTCTTTCGGTCGCGGCGAAGCAGACGTCGCCGCGATTGCGATGGGTCCGGACGATCCCGATCGGATCGGATGATTTTACGGAGGCCTTTCAGCACGATCTGGGGCTTTCATGGGAAGAGGCCGAGAAGCGAAAGAACGAAATCGACCTGAGCGCCCCTCCCCGAACCGAGGCCGGAGAGGCGGTTCAGAAGCGGGTCTCCTCCTGGTTGATCGAGATCGAGAAGAGCGTCTCATTGACGGGAGGGGCGAACGGGGAGCCGCGCAGCGGATTCTATCTCTGCGGCGGAGGGGGGCAGTGGCGGGGGCTGAAAGAGCTGATCGCACAGCACTTTCAGATGACGCCGGAAACATTGAGCGGATCGCCGCCGATGGCCGGGCTGGACACGGCCCATTTCTCGACCGCCCTGCCGCGGTATGCCGAAGCGCTCGGCCTCGCCTTGTCGCCGGCGCAGGGGACGCAGATCAATTTTCGGCAGGGAGAGTTCGTCTTCGGCAAGGAGTCGATCGAGCGGCGCCACCGCCTGACGTCGGTCGGACTGGTCTCCCTCATCCTGTTGGGATTGATCGGTGGGGACTTTTATCTGCACTATCATCAGAAGGAAAAGAAGTTTCAGGCGCTCAAGCAGGAGCTTCGATCCGAATTCACGAAGACCTTCCCGCAAACGAAGAATGTCTCGAATGAAGTGGAGCAGACCCGCGCCGCCATCAATGAGCGGAAGAAAAACGCCGAATTTCTGGGGGTCGGCGAGGAGAGTCCCCTCGAGGTGTTGAAGGTGGTGACCGCCGGGATTCCAACGGAGGTCCGAATCGACGTTACCGACATGGTGATCGACGGGAACAAGATTCGGATCGAGGCGCAGACCGACTCGTACGATTCGGTCGATCGGATCCGGGGCGGCCTGATGAAGGTGGGTCATTTTCAAGAGGTGAACGTCAGCGACGCCAAGATCTCGGCCGATCAATCCAAGGTCGGTTTTCGGATTCAGTTGACGATGACGGAAGGAAAGAAAGATGAACGGAAGCGGAGTTCGTAA
- a CDS encoding type II secretion system protein M — translation MNGSGVRKGVDQFLMRLSPREKWVLGGGGMIAFLLIFYFVLVGPLWERMEILDRLIPQKEKEAREFAALKGEYLTVSQGIQEIDRRLPTTNQFSPLSFLEETAAKNQIRPNIAYIRPLSPQLHDPYREIPVEVKVENVTLARIVPFLAAVENAPFPVRIKRLSMKTRFSDPSLMDVTFLVSSYERMSS, via the coding sequence ATGAACGGAAGCGGAGTTCGTAAAGGGGTCGATCAGTTTCTGATGCGGCTTTCTCCCCGCGAGAAGTGGGTCTTGGGGGGAGGGGGGATGATCGCTTTTCTCCTAATTTTTTATTTTGTGCTGGTCGGCCCGCTTTGGGAGCGGATGGAGATCCTCGACCGTCTGATTCCTCAAAAAGAAAAAGAGGCGCGCGAGTTCGCCGCCCTGAAAGGGGAGTACCTCACCGTCTCGCAGGGGATTCAAGAGATCGACCGGCGCCTGCCGACGACCAACCAATTCTCCCCCCTCTCCTTTTTGGAGGAGACCGCCGCGAAAAACCAGATCCGGCCGAACATCGCCTATATCCGCCCCCTCTCCCCGCAGCTTCACGATCCCTACCGGGAGATCCCGGTGGAGGTGAAGGTGGAGAATGTCACCCTCGCCCGAATCGTCCCCTTCCTGGCCGCGGTCGAGAACGCCCCCTTTCCGGTCCGGATCAAGCGGCTTTCGATGAAGACCCGCTTCTCCGATCCGTCGCTGATGGATGTGACCTTCCTGGTATCGTCGTATGAGAGAATGTCGTCGTAG
- the gspK gene encoding type II secretion system minor pseudopilin GspK translates to MRRHNKLLKNEGGFALLLSLLVVLLLTVLILEIDFQARADLRAAGNFRDDLKAFYLARSAVSAGEAILKEDLRFSNKYDGLDELWAYPVPEYPLGDGVLSGAITDETGKFNLNSLVDNNGKTAATVQKTRHKQLRRLFELLQLDPELADPIVDWVDIDSDPISPYGAEDESYRRLDPPYSAKNARFDTLEELHMVWGITDDVYRKISPYLTVYGDGLINVNTADSLIIQSLDFEGGIDESIAGRLIENRPYENKQKFIDSVPADVKTRFTTAGTTSGIDTKSNFFSITAEGKVQNTRKIVRAIIRRGNPMELLYFKVE, encoded by the coding sequence ATGCGCCGGCACAACAAATTATTGAAAAACGAGGGGGGATTTGCGCTCCTTTTGAGCCTCCTGGTCGTCTTGCTTCTCACCGTCCTGATCCTGGAGATCGACTTCCAGGCGCGGGCCGATCTGCGCGCGGCCGGAAATTTCCGCGACGACTTGAAAGCCTTCTACCTCGCCCGCTCGGCGGTCTCGGCCGGCGAGGCGATTCTGAAAGAGGATTTGCGCTTCAGCAACAAATACGACGGTCTGGATGAGCTCTGGGCCTATCCTGTTCCGGAGTATCCCCTCGGAGACGGGGTCCTCTCCGGGGCGATCACCGACGAGACGGGGAAGTTCAACCTCAACAGCCTGGTGGACAATAACGGAAAAACCGCGGCCACCGTACAGAAGACGAGACACAAGCAGCTCCGGCGGCTCTTCGAATTGCTCCAGCTTGACCCGGAGCTGGCCGATCCGATCGTCGACTGGGTCGATATCGACAGCGATCCGATTTCGCCCTACGGCGCCGAGGATGAGAGCTATCGCCGTCTCGATCCCCCTTACTCCGCTAAAAATGCCCGCTTCGACACGTTGGAGGAGCTTCATATGGTCTGGGGGATCACCGACGATGTCTACCGGAAAATCTCCCCTTACCTCACCGTCTACGGCGACGGCCTCATCAATGTAAACACCGCCGATTCGCTGATTATACAAAGTTTGGATTTCGAGGGAGGAATCGATGAGTCGATTGCGGGCCGCCTGATTGAGAATCGCCCTTATGAGAACAAGCAGAAATTTATCGACAGTGTGCCGGCCGATGTAAAGACCCGGTTCACAACCGCCGGCACCACCTCCGGAATCGATACCAAAAGCAATTTTTTCTCCATCACCGCCGAGGGGAAGGTTCAAAACACCCGAAAAATCGTCCGGGCCATCATCCGAAGGGGTAATCCGATGGAACTCCTTTATTTTAAGGTAGAATAG
- a CDS encoding vitamin B12-dependent ribonucleotide reductase — MTEQIGKAGEKQSGADSSSTLNLSPNALRVLEKRYLAKNQEGKVIEAPDALFRRVARNIAEADKQYDPSANLGAVEEDFYDLMASLRFLPNSPTLMNAGRDLQQLSACFVLPVEDSMESIFETVKQAAIIHKTGGGTGFSFSRLRPKDDVVRSTGGVASGPVSFMKVFNHATEAVKQGGTRRGANMGILRVDHPDILEFIGCKADTSQIINFNISVAITDRFMEAFEKDEEYELISPRSKTVVRKISARMVMDKIAEQACATGEPGLFFIDVTNRTNPTPHISDMEATNPCGEQPLLPYESCNLGSINLEQHLVEIDSRYQIDWKKLEKSIRTSIHFLDNVIDMNRYPIQQIEEITKSNRKIGLGVMGFARMLFKLEIPYNSEEGIETARKVMGFIRKIGYDESGRLAEKRGTYKFWQGSLHQKRGERIRNSYVTTVAPTGTISMIADTSGGCEPEFSLIWYKNVMGGDHLPYVLDYFIDVAKREGFWSEDLLEKIIKNHGSVHGIEQVPGYWQRVFITSHGISPEWHVRMQAAFQESSDSAVSKTINLPSHATSKEVKEAYLLAFKLGCKGITVYRDGARPDQVMNVGESKKGEKKAESAAIATDEHILQPDQPLKVIAPRPRPEMMIGTTTRKRTSCGDLYLTVNQDEKGLPFEAFATMGKAGGCEGSFNEAIGRLISLCLRAGVTPRDIVKQLIGIRCDKPFGLGKEKVLSCSDAVAKIFNQAFENKVPEKRYPDPIAQVAQAAVIEEEIVQEKKIAFPCPDCGCELEFAEGCEKCHFCGYSRCY, encoded by the coding sequence ATGACTGAGCAAATCGGAAAGGCAGGTGAGAAGCAGAGCGGAGCGGATTCCAGTTCAACGCTGAACCTCTCCCCGAATGCATTGCGCGTTTTAGAGAAGCGGTACCTTGCCAAGAACCAAGAAGGAAAAGTCATCGAGGCCCCCGATGCGCTCTTTCGGCGGGTCGCGCGCAATATCGCCGAGGCGGACAAGCAGTATGATCCGAGCGCGAATCTCGGCGCCGTCGAAGAAGATTTCTATGACCTGATGGCGTCGCTTCGATTTTTGCCGAACTCCCCCACCCTGATGAATGCCGGCCGCGACCTGCAGCAGCTCTCCGCCTGCTTCGTGTTGCCGGTCGAAGACTCGATGGAGTCGATCTTCGAGACGGTCAAACAGGCGGCGATCATTCACAAGACCGGCGGCGGGACCGGCTTTTCGTTTTCCCGTCTTCGTCCCAAAGACGATGTCGTCCGTTCCACCGGCGGTGTCGCGTCCGGACCGGTCTCCTTCATGAAGGTCTTCAACCATGCCACAGAGGCCGTCAAGCAGGGGGGGACTCGTCGGGGCGCGAACATGGGGATCTTGCGGGTCGACCATCCCGATATTCTCGAGTTCATCGGGTGCAAGGCCGACACCAGCCAGATCATCAACTTCAACATCTCGGTGGCGATCACCGACCGGTTCATGGAAGCCTTCGAGAAGGACGAGGAGTACGAGCTGATCTCGCCCCGCAGCAAAACGGTGGTCCGGAAGATTTCCGCGCGGATGGTCATGGACAAAATCGCCGAGCAGGCCTGCGCCACCGGCGAGCCGGGGCTTTTCTTCATCGACGTGACCAACCGGACCAACCCGACCCCGCATATCTCCGACATGGAAGCGACCAACCCCTGCGGCGAGCAGCCGCTCTTGCCGTACGAGAGCTGCAACCTCGGGAGCATCAATCTGGAGCAGCATCTTGTCGAGATTGATAGCCGGTATCAGATCGATTGGAAGAAGCTGGAGAAAAGCATCCGGACCTCGATCCATTTCCTCGACAACGTCATCGACATGAACCGCTACCCGATCCAGCAGATCGAAGAGATCACCAAGTCGAACCGGAAGATCGGTCTCGGGGTGATGGGTTTCGCCCGGATGCTCTTCAAGCTCGAGATCCCTTATAACTCCGAAGAGGGGATCGAGACCGCCCGGAAGGTGATGGGCTTCATCCGAAAGATCGGCTACGATGAATCGGGCCGTCTCGCCGAGAAACGGGGGACCTATAAGTTCTGGCAGGGATCGCTTCACCAAAAGCGGGGAGAGCGGATTCGCAACTCTTACGTCACCACCGTGGCGCCGACCGGGACAATCTCGATGATCGCCGACACCTCCGGCGGCTGCGAGCCGGAATTCTCGTTGATCTGGTACAAGAACGTCATGGGGGGGGACCATCTTCCGTACGTCCTCGACTACTTCATCGACGTCGCCAAGCGTGAGGGCTTCTGGAGTGAAGATCTGCTCGAAAAAATCATCAAGAACCACGGCTCGGTCCATGGGATCGAGCAGGTTCCCGGTTATTGGCAGCGGGTCTTCATCACCTCGCACGGCATCTCTCCCGAGTGGCATGTCCGAATGCAGGCGGCGTTCCAGGAGTCGTCCGACTCCGCCGTCAGCAAGACGATCAACCTTCCGTCGCACGCCACCTCCAAGGAGGTGAAGGAGGCCTATCTCTTGGCCTTTAAGCTCGGCTGCAAGGGGATCACCGTCTATCGCGACGGCGCCCGTCCCGATCAGGTAATGAATGTCGGGGAGTCGAAGAAGGGGGAGAAGAAAGCGGAGTCGGCGGCGATTGCCACCGATGAACATATTCTGCAGCCCGATCAGCCGTTGAAGGTGATCGCGCCCCGTCCCCGGCCGGAGATGATGATCGGAACGACCACTCGAAAGCGGACCTCCTGCGGCGATCTCTACCTGACGGTCAATCAAGACGAGAAGGGGCTGCCGTTCGAAGCGTTCGCGACGATGGGTAAAGCGGGCGGCTGCGAAGGGTCGTTTAATGAGGCGATCGGCCGTCTGATCTCGCTCTGTCTTCGGGCCGGCGTGACGCCGCGGGATATCGTCAAGCAGTTGATCGGCATCCGCTGCGACAAGCCGTTCGGTCTCGGCAAGGAGAAGGTCCTCTCCTGCTCCGATGCGGTCGCCAAGATCTTCAACCAGGCGTTCGAGAACAAAGTTCCCGAGAAGCGTTATCCCGACCCGATCGCCCAGGTCGCGCAAGCGGCGGTCATCGAGGAGGAGATCGTTCAGGAGAAGAAGATCGCCTTCCCCTGCCCCGATTGCGGGTGCGAGCTGGAATTCGCGGAAGGGTGCGAGAAGTGCCATTTCTGCGGGTATTCGCGATGTTATTAA
- a CDS encoding radical SAM protein, with protein MMPRPKSVLYVFLPCKKVYPLGVTYLAHFLHQHHPEAPQRILDLSQVTRPQRHAALRETISDFKPDLIAFSWRDIQLFAPHEGDGSLKYAFDFYYSMNPIKKLVASVQGLRHLWIYYSNLREHFTYLERVRREFPQVQMTVGGGAFSVFSEPIIRRLPEGVVGIIGEGEDALLNLYEEKTIMNDRCIFRKGDQIITGTQKEVVKLDSSVQDPAYIESIFPQYKAYIDEPIGIQTKRGCPYDCQFCLYTYIEGKRVYTRPAENVVAEMKAFYDRWGTRRFWFADAQWIPGSKYYSHCTETLERIISSGMKIEWGAYIRTSLITKELAELMVRSGLGDTEVAITSGSQKVLDELKMGFRLDKLYEGCRHLKEAGFNGKIILNYSLNSPGDTEETLMESVASYKKIVGILGESQVYPALFFLGIQPHTGLADRLVEEGYLPRNYNPFSMNPLMIKKLLYNPPPLGKIITRACLKAWENQKRTPTDPFAKRNIAYADDSLANIFEGNTGRAALLNLEAELKARGVKALS; from the coding sequence ATGATGCCTCGCCCCAAATCGGTTCTCTACGTCTTCCTCCCTTGCAAAAAAGTCTATCCTCTCGGCGTCACCTACCTGGCCCACTTTCTTCATCAGCACCATCCCGAAGCGCCGCAGCGGATCCTCGATCTCTCCCAGGTCACCCGCCCGCAGCGCCATGCCGCCCTCCGGGAAACAATCTCCGACTTTAAGCCTGACCTGATCGCCTTCTCCTGGCGCGACATCCAGCTCTTCGCCCCGCACGAAGGGGACGGCTCGCTCAAATATGCCTTCGACTTCTACTACTCGATGAACCCGATTAAAAAGCTCGTCGCCTCGGTTCAAGGCCTGCGGCACCTCTGGATCTACTACAGCAACCTGCGCGAGCACTTCACCTATTTGGAGCGGGTTCGCCGCGAGTTCCCGCAGGTGCAGATGACCGTCGGCGGGGGCGCTTTCTCCGTCTTCTCCGAGCCGATCATCCGGCGGCTGCCGGAAGGGGTCGTCGGGATCATCGGCGAGGGAGAAGATGCCCTGCTCAACCTCTATGAAGAGAAAACCATCATGAACGACCGCTGCATCTTCCGGAAGGGAGATCAGATCATCACCGGGACGCAGAAAGAGGTCGTCAAGCTCGACAGCTCCGTTCAAGACCCCGCCTATATCGAATCGATCTTCCCGCAGTACAAGGCCTACATCGACGAGCCGATCGGCATTCAGACCAAGCGGGGCTGCCCCTACGACTGCCAGTTCTGCCTCTACACCTACATCGAAGGGAAGCGGGTCTACACCCGCCCGGCGGAGAACGTCGTCGCCGAGATGAAGGCCTTCTACGACCGATGGGGAACGCGCCGCTTCTGGTTCGCCGACGCGCAGTGGATTCCCGGATCGAAGTATTATTCCCACTGCACCGAGACCCTGGAGCGGATCATCTCAAGCGGGATGAAGATCGAGTGGGGGGCCTATATTCGAACCAGCCTGATCACGAAGGAGCTGGCGGAGTTGATGGTCCGGTCGGGCCTCGGCGATACCGAGGTGGCGATCACCTCCGGCTCGCAGAAGGTGCTGGACGAATTGAAGATGGGCTTCCGGCTCGACAAGCTTTACGAAGGCTGCCGGCATTTGAAGGAGGCCGGCTTTAACGGAAAGATCATCTTGAACTACTCGTTGAACTCCCCCGGCGACACCGAGGAGACGCTGATGGAGAGTGTCGCCTCGTACAAAAAGATCGTCGGGATCCTGGGGGAGTCCCAGGTTTATCCGGCTCTTTTCTTCCTCGGCATCCAGCCGCACACCGGCCTCGCCGATCGTCTGGTGGAAGAAGGGTATCTGCCGCGCAACTACAATCCTTTTTCGATGAACCCGCTGATGATCAAGAAGCTCCTCTACAATCCGCCGCCGCTCGGAAAGATCATCACCCGCGCCTGTCTCAAGGCGTGGGAGAATCAAAAACGCACCCCGACCGACCCCTTCGCCAAACGGAACATCGCCTACGCCGACGACTCCCTCGCCAACATCTTCGAAGGAAACACCGGCCGCGCCGCGCTGCTGAATTTGGAAGCGGAATTGAAGGCGCGAGGCGTGAAAGCCCTCTCCTAA
- a CDS encoding PEP-CTERM sorting domain-containing protein, with amino-acid sequence MRRFVFKRAFTRSTVAVYLGAILLLALRGNASAIPCSAGYVDGSPNGINNGSYNCQNGGTGDNNDSASDLPGFFGLTGWEHLQQEDTPGGLITTVDIGLQVSPDNNAPNGTWQFNDSVWDNYSDIVIVLKDGRTPENIYWSAYQVTSGDTSGDWDTGGRGLSHLTVYGIREAQVPEPATLGLLGMGLAGLGLMRRRLRS; translated from the coding sequence ATGCGACGTTTCGTATTCAAGCGTGCTTTCACCCGATCGACGGTGGCGGTTTATCTGGGAGCCATCCTGCTGCTTGCCCTGCGGGGCAACGCAAGCGCGATTCCCTGCAGCGCCGGTTATGTAGACGGCAGCCCAAATGGTATCAATAACGGCAGCTATAACTGCCAGAACGGTGGAACGGGCGACAATAACGACAGTGCTTCCGATCTCCCCGGCTTCTTCGGATTGACCGGATGGGAACACTTGCAACAGGAAGACACACCAGGCGGTTTGATCACAACGGTTGATATCGGTCTCCAGGTCTCTCCCGATAACAATGCTCCAAACGGCACTTGGCAATTCAACGATTCCGTCTGGGACAATTATAGCGACATCGTCATTGTGCTCAAGGATGGGAGAACGCCGGAGAACATCTACTGGTCCGCCTATCAGGTTACCTCAGGCGATACGAGCGGCGACTGGGACACAGGCGGCCGCGGCCTCTCACATCTGACAGTCTATGGAATCAGAGAAGCACAGGTTCCCGAACCGGCCACGCTGGGTCTACTCGGCATGGGCCTCGCCGGTCTCGGCCTGATGCGCCGCCGCCTGCGCAGTTAA
- the ubiE gene encoding bifunctional demethylmenaquinone methyltransferase/2-methoxy-6-polyprenyl-1,4-benzoquinol methylase UbiE, producing MASTATDSDKEKTVQKMFSSIARFYDLNNTLLSFGLHHRWKVRTIQIASLQTGERVADVGAGTADLSILAAHAVGEKGSVIAIDLNEPMLQIGRRKLSARRLRQTACSLGNAEQLPLPDRSLQAVLTGFCMRNVSDLDQALREIHRVLKPGGRMVCLEFSTPPGPALRKLYDFYSFTLLPKIGTWVSKDHTGVYTYLPDSIRKFPDQEGLKKRMESAGFAQVTYENLTGGIVAIHIGRK from the coding sequence ATGGCTTCGACGGCGACAGATTCCGATAAAGAGAAGACGGTCCAGAAGATGTTTTCCTCGATCGCCCGCTTTTACGATCTGAACAATACCCTTCTCTCCTTCGGCCTTCACCACCGGTGGAAGGTCCGAACCATCCAGATCGCCTCTCTGCAGACGGGAGAGCGGGTCGCCGATGTCGGCGCCGGCACCGCCGACCTTTCGATCCTCGCCGCTCACGCGGTCGGCGAAAAGGGATCGGTCATTGCGATCGACCTGAACGAGCCGATGCTCCAAATCGGCCGGCGGAAACTCTCCGCCCGGCGGCTCCGCCAAACCGCCTGCAGCCTCGGCAACGCCGAGCAACTCCCCCTCCCCGATCGATCGCTCCAGGCAGTCCTCACCGGCTTCTGCATGCGAAACGTTTCGGACCTCGACCAGGCCCTGCGTGAAATCCACCGGGTCCTGAAACCGGGTGGCCGGATGGTCTGCCTGGAATTCTCGACGCCGCCGGGCCCGGCCCTTCGCAAACTGTACGACTTCTACTCTTTCACCCTCCTCCCCAAAATCGGCACCTGGGTCTCCAAAGACCACACCGGCGTCTACACCTACCTCCCCGACTCGATCCGAAAATTCCCGGACCAGGAAGGATTGAAGAAAAGGATGGAGAGCGCCGGTTTCGCTCAGGTGACCTATGAGAATCTTACCGGTGGGATTGTGGCGATTCACATCGGGAGAAAGTAG
- a CDS encoding sigma-70 family RNA polymerase sigma factor — MKNKDPREFEETTLPFLDSLYRYAALLTGDRDQAEDLVQETYLRACRFFDRYERGTHCKAWLMTILRNIFINQYHQRSREVLVSEFDEPGDFESLSPLGVSREDGSLKNRTARHDLKKALDALPAHLREVVLLKDAEGFDYKEIGRLIGVPLGTVMSRLFRARNQLKRLLKDYETGPVSAADRPDVSGGKSDV; from the coding sequence ATGAAGAACAAAGATCCGCGGGAATTCGAAGAGACCACTTTACCCTTTCTCGATTCGCTCTATCGCTACGCCGCTCTTTTGACCGGCGATCGGGACCAGGCGGAGGATCTGGTGCAGGAGACCTATCTGCGCGCCTGCCGCTTCTTCGACCGGTATGAAAGGGGGACCCACTGCAAGGCATGGCTGATGACGATCCTGCGGAACATTTTCATCAATCAGTATCATCAACGGTCGCGGGAGGTATTGGTCTCGGAGTTCGATGAGCCGGGCGACTTTGAGTCGCTCTCTCCGCTGGGGGTATCGCGGGAAGACGGCTCCCTCAAGAACAGGACTGCGAGGCATGATTTAAAAAAGGCATTGGACGCCCTTCCGGCCCACCTTCGGGAGGTGGTTCTTTTGAAAGATGCGGAGGGGTTCGACTACAAGGAAATCGGCCGCCTGATCGGCGTCCCGCTGGGGACGGTGATGTCCCGTCTCTTTCGGGCGAGAAATCAGCTGAAGCGGCTTTTGAAAGATTATGAAACCGGACCGGTTTCCGCGGCGGATCGGCCCGACGTTTCGGGAGGAAAGAGCGATGTATGA
- a CDS encoding zf-HC2 domain-containing protein: MKPDRFPRRIGPTFREERAMYDCQTMTKLLYPYLDNELDVKEALRVQIHLDECARCRGLFEKERIFLEALREGFPAERAPASLRGGIREEIADEVPAEEVRFRWGSRFGAGWGSAVRVASLLAVFFLFGAGGFFLFSKPAEHPEALTWVDLAVEAHAAVVEDQKGLDVRESDPAALSAWFEGKVDVPFTLPAGSDSIEMIGGRIEQVGALRVPLIVFRTGGELSSLLLGPPQPMAVGDKAAERGTLSFYTLRHHGYDVIAWSDANVSYLLVANHLRAAKEGCLLCHADEPGRNLM, translated from the coding sequence ATGAAACCGGACCGGTTTCCGCGGCGGATCGGCCCGACGTTTCGGGAGGAAAGAGCGATGTATGATTGCCAGACGATGACGAAACTGCTCTATCCCTACCTGGATAATGAGCTCGATGTGAAAGAAGCGCTCCGGGTGCAGATCCATCTCGACGAATGCGCCCGCTGCCGCGGCCTCTTCGAAAAAGAGCGGATCTTTCTGGAAGCGCTGCGGGAGGGGTTCCCGGCCGAGCGCGCCCCGGCGTCGCTCCGCGGGGGGATTCGGGAGGAGATCGCCGATGAGGTTCCCGCGGAGGAGGTCCGTTTCCGATGGGGATCACGCTTCGGCGCCGGGTGGGGTTCTGCCGTGCGGGTCGCCTCTCTCCTGGCGGTCTTTTTCCTCTTCGGCGCGGGGGGATTCTTTTTGTTTTCAAAACCAGCGGAGCACCCCGAGGCGTTGACTTGGGTCGATCTGGCGGTCGAGGCCCATGCGGCGGTGGTTGAAGATCAGAAGGGATTGGACGTGCGGGAGAGCGATCCGGCCGCCCTCTCGGCCTGGTTTGAGGGAAAAGTCGATGTCCCCTTTACCTTGCCGGCAGGGAGCGATTCGATCGAAATGATCGGGGGGAGGATTGAGCAGGTCGGCGCCCTTCGGGTGCCGCTGATCGTTTTCCGGACCGGCGGCGAGCTCTCCTCCCTGCTTCTGGGGCCGCCGCAGCCGATGGCGGTCGGCGACAAGGCGGCCGAGCGGGGAACGCTTTCCTTCTACACCCTTCGCCATCACGGCTACGATGTGATCGCCTGGAGCGACGCCAACGTCAGTTATCTTCTGGTGGCGAACCACCTTCGCGCAGCGAAGGAGGGGTGCCTCCTCTGCCATGCCGATGAACCGGGGCGAAACTTAATGTAA